The following proteins are encoded in a genomic region of Takifugu rubripes chromosome 9, fTakRub1.2, whole genome shotgun sequence:
- the c2cd5 gene encoding C2 domain-containing protein 5 isoform X13 — MPGKLKAKIVAGRHLPVMDRASELTDAFVEVKFGNTTFKTDVCPKSLNPQWNSEWFKFEVDDEDLQDEPLQVTVLDHDTYSANDAIGKVYIDIDPLLCSEAASVISGWFPIYDTIHGIRGEIHVLVKVELFNDLNRFRQSSCGVKFFCTTSIPKCYRAVMVHGFVEELVVNEDPEYQWIDRIRTPRASNEARQRLISLMSGELQRKIGLKVLEMGGNAVVGYLQCFDLEGESGLVVRAIGTACTLEKLSSGSAPSTATHVHPSTAPASNACNSPSKDGKEPVFGEDLLSSSGPPTPFRALPTTSSSPPPFSPSKPCSRQSSSSETDLSLTPKTGMGSGGSAGKEAGPLKTLLRQQTQTALEQRGASSSGLFLNSREFPFFTLASFPPGFLVHVGGVVSARSVKLLDRIHNPALGNTRSYKLLDWNSVTADEPETRDAWWEEIRQEIKSHAKALGCHAVVGYSESTSICEEVCILSASGTAAILNPRYMREGCLDIGIDHRFEEPSPPSCGFCHIPYDELNMPFPTQLTYCYHCRRQKVPDVLFTTIDLPSEAAVTGKGCFIQARLCRLKRKAQGEVNATAISNLLPFMEYELHSQLMNKLKLRNMNALFGLRIQISVGENMLLGLASATGVYLTALPAPGGIQIAGKTPSDLSNEHHILTIQKRINDTIAKNKEIYQINPPKLFAVDPEVFGGINMDLTEEYIGSPIPEPRQRSRLFRSHSESSDEVSELDLSHGKKDAFVLEIDDTDAVEDIHSLLIDAPAPTGFYSCNTEIMPGIYNWTSRVQMFTSVRVVRLSHVNLTNQGLNKIFTDLCEDLLKSFYFKLRSMIPCCLCHLNFTVAVPEEELIQVAVTAVAMTFDKDQTQEKPPDKSISKGCSETEEQLQFPLELCTESSTNTQPSSKISGVIETSSVSTRGSSLERSSPLPEGRSRSVRSSRPFGSSSVTVVKMTPLSFLPGTRIIKYLGIINMFFIRETTSLREEGGVSGFLHSFIAEVFAMVRAHVAALGGNTVVSYSMKECVFMENPNKNQAQCLINVSGDAVFCVRETDPEHIPSQTCTSGTDGAT; from the exons ATGCCTGGAAAACTGAAGGCCAAAATTGTGGCAGGGCGCCACTTGCCTGTGATGGACAGGGCCAGTGAGCTGACTGATGCTTTTGTAGAG GTGAAGTTTGGAAATACAACTTTCAAAACTGACGTTTGTCCCAAATCCCTAAATCCCCAGTGGAATTCAGAGTGGTTCAAGTTTGAG GTTGATGATGAAGACTTGCAGGATGAGCCGTTACAAGTCACGGTTCTGGATCATGACACTTACAGTGCCAATGATGCCATAGGGAAAGTCTACATTGACATCGACCCACTCCTGTGCAGTGAGGCTGCCTCTGTTATTTCTGGCTGGTTTCCCATCTATGATACTATCCATG GGATACGAGGGGAGATTCATGTCTTGGTGAAAGTGGagctttttaatgatttaaaccGCTTCAGGCAGTCGTCCTGTGGGGTCAAGTTCTTCTGCA CCACATCCATTCCAAAGTGCTACCGGGCAGTGATGGTACACGGTTTTGTTGAGGAACTTGTTGTAAATGAAGATCCAGAGTACCAGTGGATTGATCGTATTAGAACTCCTCGGGCTTCCAATGAGGCTCGCCAGAGACTCATTTCACTCATGTCTG gagagctgcagaggaaaataGGTCTTAAGGTTCTTGAGATGGGTGGAAATGCTGTGGTGGGCTACTTGCAGTGTTTCGACTTGGAGGGAGAGTCTGGCCTGGTGGTCCGGGCCATCGGAACTGCCTGTACACTGGAAAAACTGAGCTCTGGGAGTGCTCCCAGTACCGCAACACACGTGCACCCTAGCACAGCACCTGCATCCAATGCCTGCAATTCGCCTTCCAAAGATGGAAAGGA GCCAGTATTTGGCGAGGACCTCCTGTCGTCCTCCGGTCCACCAACCCCTTTCAGAGCCCTCCCCACCacctcgtcctctcctccccccttctctccctccaagCCATGCAGCCGCCAGTCCTCATCATCAGAAACAGACCTCAGTTTGACGCCCAAGACGG GTATGGGCAGCGGAGGCAGCGCTGGTAAGGAGGCAGGGCCTCTAAAGACCCTCCTGAGACAGCAGACACAGACTGCTCTGGAACAAAGG GGAGCGTCCTCCTCTGGGTTATTTTTAAACTCCAGG gaatttccttttttcaccTTGGCGTCTTTTCCGCCTGGTTTTCTGGTTCACGTTGGTGGTGTGGTCAGTGCTCGTTCAGTGAAACTACTGGACCGTATCCACAACCCCG CCTTGGGTAACACGCGCTCATACAAACTGCTAGACTGGAATAGTGTCACTGCAG ATGAGCCAGAGACACGCGATGCCTGGTGGGAGGAGATACGACAGGAGATCAAATCTCATGCCAAAGCCTTAGGTTGCCACGCTGTTGTGGGTTATAGTGAGAGCACCAGCATCTG TGAGGAGGTGTGTATCCTGTCAGCATCTGGCACTGCAGCCATCCTGAATCCTCGGTATATGCGTGAAGGTTGCCTGGACATCGGAATCGACCACAG GTTTGAGGAGCCATCTCCACCAAGCTGTGGTTTCTGTCACATCCCCTATGATGAGCTCAACATGCCCTTCCCCACTCAGCTCACCTACTGTTACCACTGTAGGCGACAAAAG GTTCCTGACGTGCTCTTCACAACAATCGATCTGCCATCAGAAGCAGCTGTCACAGGAAAGGGATGCTTCATCCAGGCCAG GCTGTGTCGCCTGAAAAGGAAGGCCCAGGGTGAAGTGAATGCTACAGCCATCTCCAACCTGCTGCCTTTCATGGAATACGAGCTGCACAGTCAGTTGATGAACAAACTAAAACTACGGAACATGAATGCTCTGTTTGGCTTACGCATCCAGATCAGCGTCGGCGAGAACATGCTCCTGGGTCTGGCT TCCGCCACAGGAGTGTATCTCACAGCTCTACCAGCACCTGGGGGGATCCAGATTGCAGGGAAGACCCCCAGTGACTTGAGCAATGAACACCACATCCTGACCATCCAGAAAAGGATCAATGACACCATAGCCAAAAACAAAGAGATTTATCAAATTAACCCTCCG AAATTATTTGCCGTGGACCCTGAGGTGTTTGGCGGCATAAACATG GACTTGACAGAGGAATACATAGGCTCTCCCATTCCTGAGCCGAGGCAACGGTCCAGACTTTTCCGCTCCCACTCGGAAAGCTCGGATGAAGTGTCGGAACTGGACCTCTCCCATGGGAAGAAAGATGCCTTTGTCCTGGAG ATCGATGACACTGATGCTGTGGAGGACATCCACTCACTTCTCATCGATGCACCAGCACCCACAG GTTTCTACAGCTGCAACACTGAGATCATGCCTGGGATTTATAACTGGACGTCCAGAGTTCAG ATGTTTACATCGGTGAGGGTCGTAAGGTTGAGTCACGTCAACCTTACAAATCAAGGCTTGAACAAGATCTTTACTGACCTGTGTGAGGACCTGCTGAAG AGTTTTTACTTCAAGCTGAGATCGATGATCCCCTGCTGCCTCTGTCACCTTAACTTCACTGTCGCAGTTCCAGAAGAAGAGCTCatacag GTGGCCGTTACTGCAGTGGCCATGACCTTTGACAAGGACCAGACTCAGGAGAAGCCACCAGACAAATCCATCTCCAAAG GCTGTAGTGAGACTGAGGAGCAACTGCAGTTTCCCTTGGAGCTTTGTACAGAATCCTCCACCAACACTCAGCCATCATCCAAAATCTCAG GTGTCATAGAGACATCCAGCGTGTCAACCAGAG GCTCCTCTCTGGAGCGCTCCAGTCCACTACCCGAAGGGCGATCCCGCTCAGTCCGCTCCAGCCGACCGTTTGGGAGCAGTTCGGTCACAGTGGTGAAAATGACGCCGCTGTCCTTTCTCCCTGGGACACGCATCATCAAATACCTCGGGATCATTAATATGTTTTTCATCCGAGAGACGACATCATTGCGAGAG GAAGGGGGAGTCAGCGGCTTTCTCCATTCCTTCATTGCAGAGGTGTTTGCAATGGTCCGAGCTCATGTAGCTGCCCTCGGGGGTAACACAGTAGTATCCTACAGCATGAAGGAGTGTGTGTTCATGGAGAATCCAAATAAGAACCAG GCTCAGTGTCTTATTAATGTGAGCGGCGACGCAGTCTTCTGTGTCAGGGAAACGGACCCGGAGCACATCCCGTCACAGACTTGCACCAGCGGAACTGATGGGGCTACGTGA
- the c2cd5 gene encoding C2 domain-containing protein 5 isoform X5 produces the protein MPGKLKAKIVAGRHLPVMDRASELTDAFVEVKFGNTTFKTDVCPKSLNPQWNSEWFKFEVDDEDLQDEPLQVTVLDHDTYSANDAIGKVYIDIDPLLCSEAASVISGWFPIYDTIHGIRGEIHVLVKVELFNDLNRFRQSSCGVKFFCTTSIPKCYRAVMVHGFVEELVVNEDPEYQWIDRIRTPRASNEARQRLISLMSGELQRKIGLKVLEMGGNAVVGYLQCFDLEGESGLVVRAIGTACTLEKLSSGSAPSTATHVHPSTAPASNACNSPSKDGKEPVFGEDLLSSSGPPTPFRALPTTSSSPPPFSPSKPCSRQSSSSETDLSLTPKTGMGSGGSAGKEAGPLKTLLRQQTQTALEQRGASSSGLFLNSREFPFFTLASFPPGFLVHVGGVVSARSVKLLDRIHNPALGNTRSYKLLDWNSVTADEPETRDAWWEEIRQEIKSHAKALGCHAVVGYSESTSICEEVCILSASGTAAILNPRYMREGCLDIGIDHRFEEPSPPSCGFCHIPYDELNMPFPTQLTYCYHCRRQKVPDVLFTTIDLPSEAAVTGKGCFIQARLCRLKRKAQGEVNATAISNLLPFMEYELHSQLMNKLKLRNMNALFGLRIQISVGENMLLGLASATGVYLTALPAPGGIQIAGKTPSDLSNEHHILTIQKRINDTIAKNKEIYQINPPDLTEEYIGSPIPEPRQRSRLFRSHSESSDEVSELDLSHGKKDAFVLEIDDTDAVEDIHSLLIDAPAPTGFYSCNTEIMPGIYNWTSRVQMFTSVRVVRLSHVNLTNQGLNKIFTDLCEDLLKSFYFKLRSMIPCCLCHLNFTVAVPEEELIQVAVTAVAMTFDKDQTQEKPPDKSISKGCSETEEQLQFPLELCTESSTNTQPSSKISGVIETSSVSTRAASIDYGSFADRCSTWLELLRLKAHTIRRGSVKTRTPLVLSEPSGSSLERSSPLPEGRSRSVRSSRPFGSSSVTVVKMTPLSFLPGTRIIKYLGIINMFFIRETTSLREEGGVSGFLHSFIAEVFAMVRAHVAALGGNTVVSYSMKECVFMENPNKNQAQCLINVSGDAVFCVRETDPEHIPSQTCTSGTDGAT, from the exons ATGCCTGGAAAACTGAAGGCCAAAATTGTGGCAGGGCGCCACTTGCCTGTGATGGACAGGGCCAGTGAGCTGACTGATGCTTTTGTAGAG GTGAAGTTTGGAAATACAACTTTCAAAACTGACGTTTGTCCCAAATCCCTAAATCCCCAGTGGAATTCAGAGTGGTTCAAGTTTGAG GTTGATGATGAAGACTTGCAGGATGAGCCGTTACAAGTCACGGTTCTGGATCATGACACTTACAGTGCCAATGATGCCATAGGGAAAGTCTACATTGACATCGACCCACTCCTGTGCAGTGAGGCTGCCTCTGTTATTTCTGGCTGGTTTCCCATCTATGATACTATCCATG GGATACGAGGGGAGATTCATGTCTTGGTGAAAGTGGagctttttaatgatttaaaccGCTTCAGGCAGTCGTCCTGTGGGGTCAAGTTCTTCTGCA CCACATCCATTCCAAAGTGCTACCGGGCAGTGATGGTACACGGTTTTGTTGAGGAACTTGTTGTAAATGAAGATCCAGAGTACCAGTGGATTGATCGTATTAGAACTCCTCGGGCTTCCAATGAGGCTCGCCAGAGACTCATTTCACTCATGTCTG gagagctgcagaggaaaataGGTCTTAAGGTTCTTGAGATGGGTGGAAATGCTGTGGTGGGCTACTTGCAGTGTTTCGACTTGGAGGGAGAGTCTGGCCTGGTGGTCCGGGCCATCGGAACTGCCTGTACACTGGAAAAACTGAGCTCTGGGAGTGCTCCCAGTACCGCAACACACGTGCACCCTAGCACAGCACCTGCATCCAATGCCTGCAATTCGCCTTCCAAAGATGGAAAGGA GCCAGTATTTGGCGAGGACCTCCTGTCGTCCTCCGGTCCACCAACCCCTTTCAGAGCCCTCCCCACCacctcgtcctctcctccccccttctctccctccaagCCATGCAGCCGCCAGTCCTCATCATCAGAAACAGACCTCAGTTTGACGCCCAAGACGG GTATGGGCAGCGGAGGCAGCGCTGGTAAGGAGGCAGGGCCTCTAAAGACCCTCCTGAGACAGCAGACACAGACTGCTCTGGAACAAAGG GGAGCGTCCTCCTCTGGGTTATTTTTAAACTCCAGG gaatttccttttttcaccTTGGCGTCTTTTCCGCCTGGTTTTCTGGTTCACGTTGGTGGTGTGGTCAGTGCTCGTTCAGTGAAACTACTGGACCGTATCCACAACCCCG CCTTGGGTAACACGCGCTCATACAAACTGCTAGACTGGAATAGTGTCACTGCAG ATGAGCCAGAGACACGCGATGCCTGGTGGGAGGAGATACGACAGGAGATCAAATCTCATGCCAAAGCCTTAGGTTGCCACGCTGTTGTGGGTTATAGTGAGAGCACCAGCATCTG TGAGGAGGTGTGTATCCTGTCAGCATCTGGCACTGCAGCCATCCTGAATCCTCGGTATATGCGTGAAGGTTGCCTGGACATCGGAATCGACCACAG GTTTGAGGAGCCATCTCCACCAAGCTGTGGTTTCTGTCACATCCCCTATGATGAGCTCAACATGCCCTTCCCCACTCAGCTCACCTACTGTTACCACTGTAGGCGACAAAAG GTTCCTGACGTGCTCTTCACAACAATCGATCTGCCATCAGAAGCAGCTGTCACAGGAAAGGGATGCTTCATCCAGGCCAG GCTGTGTCGCCTGAAAAGGAAGGCCCAGGGTGAAGTGAATGCTACAGCCATCTCCAACCTGCTGCCTTTCATGGAATACGAGCTGCACAGTCAGTTGATGAACAAACTAAAACTACGGAACATGAATGCTCTGTTTGGCTTACGCATCCAGATCAGCGTCGGCGAGAACATGCTCCTGGGTCTGGCT TCCGCCACAGGAGTGTATCTCACAGCTCTACCAGCACCTGGGGGGATCCAGATTGCAGGGAAGACCCCCAGTGACTTGAGCAATGAACACCACATCCTGACCATCCAGAAAAGGATCAATGACACCATAGCCAAAAACAAAGAGATTTATCAAATTAACCCTCCG GACTTGACAGAGGAATACATAGGCTCTCCCATTCCTGAGCCGAGGCAACGGTCCAGACTTTTCCGCTCCCACTCGGAAAGCTCGGATGAAGTGTCGGAACTGGACCTCTCCCATGGGAAGAAAGATGCCTTTGTCCTGGAG ATCGATGACACTGATGCTGTGGAGGACATCCACTCACTTCTCATCGATGCACCAGCACCCACAG GTTTCTACAGCTGCAACACTGAGATCATGCCTGGGATTTATAACTGGACGTCCAGAGTTCAG ATGTTTACATCGGTGAGGGTCGTAAGGTTGAGTCACGTCAACCTTACAAATCAAGGCTTGAACAAGATCTTTACTGACCTGTGTGAGGACCTGCTGAAG AGTTTTTACTTCAAGCTGAGATCGATGATCCCCTGCTGCCTCTGTCACCTTAACTTCACTGTCGCAGTTCCAGAAGAAGAGCTCatacag GTGGCCGTTACTGCAGTGGCCATGACCTTTGACAAGGACCAGACTCAGGAGAAGCCACCAGACAAATCCATCTCCAAAG GCTGTAGTGAGACTGAGGAGCAACTGCAGTTTCCCTTGGAGCTTTGTACAGAATCCTCCACCAACACTCAGCCATCATCCAAAATCTCAG GTGTCATAGAGACATCCAGCGTGTCAACCAGAG CTGCCTCCATTGATTACGGTTCCTTTGCAGACAGATGCAGCACCTGGCTAGAGCTGCTTAGGCTGAAAGCTCACACCATAAGACGCGGATCAGTTAAAACAA GAACTCCTCTGGTACTCTCTGAACCTTCAGGCTCCTCTCTGGAGCGCTCCAGTCCACTACCCGAAGGGCGATCCCGCTCAGTCCGCTCCAGCCGACCGTTTGGGAGCAGTTCGGTCACAGTGGTGAAAATGACGCCGCTGTCCTTTCTCCCTGGGACACGCATCATCAAATACCTCGGGATCATTAATATGTTTTTCATCCGAGAGACGACATCATTGCGAGAG GAAGGGGGAGTCAGCGGCTTTCTCCATTCCTTCATTGCAGAGGTGTTTGCAATGGTCCGAGCTCATGTAGCTGCCCTCGGGGGTAACACAGTAGTATCCTACAGCATGAAGGAGTGTGTGTTCATGGAGAATCCAAATAAGAACCAG GCTCAGTGTCTTATTAATGTGAGCGGCGACGCAGTCTTCTGTGTCAGGGAAACGGACCCGGAGCACATCCCGTCACAGACTTGCACCAGCGGAACTGATGGGGCTACGTGA
- the c2cd5 gene encoding C2 domain-containing protein 5 isoform X2: protein MPGKLKAKIVAGRHLPVMDRASELTDAFVEVKFGNTTFKTDVCPKSLNPQWNSEWFKFEVDDEDLQDEPLQVTVLDHDTYSANDAIGKVYIDIDPLLCSEAASVISGWFPIYDTIHGIRGEIHVLVKVELFNDLNRFRQSSCGVKFFCTTSIPKCYRAVMVHGFVEELVVNEDPEYQWIDRIRTPRASNEARQRLISLMSGELQRKIGLKVLEMGGNAVVGYLQCFDLEGESGLVVRAIGTACTLEKLSSGSAPSTATHVHPSTAPASNACNSPSKDGKEPVFGEDLLSSSGPPTPFRALPTTSSSPPPFSPSKPCSRQSSSSETDLSLTPKTGMGSGGSAGKEAGPLKTLLRQQTQTALEQRGASSSGLFLNSREFPFFTLASFPPGFLVHVGGVVSARSVKLLDRIHNPALGNTRSYKLLDWNSVTADEPETRDAWWEEIRQEIKSHAKALGCHAVVGYSESTSICEEVCILSASGTAAILNPRYMREGCLDIGIDHRFEEPSPPSCGFCHIPYDELNMPFPTQLTYCYHCRRQKVPDVLFTTIDLPSEAAVTGKGCFIQARLCRLKRKAQGEVNATAISNLLPFMEYELHSQLMNKLKLRNMNALFGLRIQISVGENMLLGLASATGVYLTALPAPGGIQIAGKTPSDLSNEHHILTIQKRINDTIAKNKEIYQINPPKLFAVDPEVFGGINMDLTEEYIGSPIPEPRQRSRLFRSHSESSDEVSELDLSHGKKDAFVLEIDDTDAVEDIHSLLIDAPAPTGFYSCNTEIMPGIYNWTSRVQMFTSVRVVRLSHVNLTNQGLNKIFTDLCEDLLKSFYFKLRSMIPCCLCHLNFTVAVPEEELIQVAVTAVAMTFDKDQTQEKPPDKSISKGCSETEEQLQFPLELCTESSTNTQPSSKISGVIETSSVSTRAASIDYGSFADRCSTWLELLRLKAHTIRRGSVKTSSSLERSSPLPEGRSRSVRSSRPFGSSSVTVVKMTPLSFLPGTRIIKYLGIINMFFIRETTSLREEGGVSGFLHSFIAEVFAMVRAHVAALGGNTVVSYSMKECVFMENPNKNQAQCLINVSGDAVFCVRETDPEHIPSQTCTSGTDGAT, encoded by the exons ATGCCTGGAAAACTGAAGGCCAAAATTGTGGCAGGGCGCCACTTGCCTGTGATGGACAGGGCCAGTGAGCTGACTGATGCTTTTGTAGAG GTGAAGTTTGGAAATACAACTTTCAAAACTGACGTTTGTCCCAAATCCCTAAATCCCCAGTGGAATTCAGAGTGGTTCAAGTTTGAG GTTGATGATGAAGACTTGCAGGATGAGCCGTTACAAGTCACGGTTCTGGATCATGACACTTACAGTGCCAATGATGCCATAGGGAAAGTCTACATTGACATCGACCCACTCCTGTGCAGTGAGGCTGCCTCTGTTATTTCTGGCTGGTTTCCCATCTATGATACTATCCATG GGATACGAGGGGAGATTCATGTCTTGGTGAAAGTGGagctttttaatgatttaaaccGCTTCAGGCAGTCGTCCTGTGGGGTCAAGTTCTTCTGCA CCACATCCATTCCAAAGTGCTACCGGGCAGTGATGGTACACGGTTTTGTTGAGGAACTTGTTGTAAATGAAGATCCAGAGTACCAGTGGATTGATCGTATTAGAACTCCTCGGGCTTCCAATGAGGCTCGCCAGAGACTCATTTCACTCATGTCTG gagagctgcagaggaaaataGGTCTTAAGGTTCTTGAGATGGGTGGAAATGCTGTGGTGGGCTACTTGCAGTGTTTCGACTTGGAGGGAGAGTCTGGCCTGGTGGTCCGGGCCATCGGAACTGCCTGTACACTGGAAAAACTGAGCTCTGGGAGTGCTCCCAGTACCGCAACACACGTGCACCCTAGCACAGCACCTGCATCCAATGCCTGCAATTCGCCTTCCAAAGATGGAAAGGA GCCAGTATTTGGCGAGGACCTCCTGTCGTCCTCCGGTCCACCAACCCCTTTCAGAGCCCTCCCCACCacctcgtcctctcctccccccttctctccctccaagCCATGCAGCCGCCAGTCCTCATCATCAGAAACAGACCTCAGTTTGACGCCCAAGACGG GTATGGGCAGCGGAGGCAGCGCTGGTAAGGAGGCAGGGCCTCTAAAGACCCTCCTGAGACAGCAGACACAGACTGCTCTGGAACAAAGG GGAGCGTCCTCCTCTGGGTTATTTTTAAACTCCAGG gaatttccttttttcaccTTGGCGTCTTTTCCGCCTGGTTTTCTGGTTCACGTTGGTGGTGTGGTCAGTGCTCGTTCAGTGAAACTACTGGACCGTATCCACAACCCCG CCTTGGGTAACACGCGCTCATACAAACTGCTAGACTGGAATAGTGTCACTGCAG ATGAGCCAGAGACACGCGATGCCTGGTGGGAGGAGATACGACAGGAGATCAAATCTCATGCCAAAGCCTTAGGTTGCCACGCTGTTGTGGGTTATAGTGAGAGCACCAGCATCTG TGAGGAGGTGTGTATCCTGTCAGCATCTGGCACTGCAGCCATCCTGAATCCTCGGTATATGCGTGAAGGTTGCCTGGACATCGGAATCGACCACAG GTTTGAGGAGCCATCTCCACCAAGCTGTGGTTTCTGTCACATCCCCTATGATGAGCTCAACATGCCCTTCCCCACTCAGCTCACCTACTGTTACCACTGTAGGCGACAAAAG GTTCCTGACGTGCTCTTCACAACAATCGATCTGCCATCAGAAGCAGCTGTCACAGGAAAGGGATGCTTCATCCAGGCCAG GCTGTGTCGCCTGAAAAGGAAGGCCCAGGGTGAAGTGAATGCTACAGCCATCTCCAACCTGCTGCCTTTCATGGAATACGAGCTGCACAGTCAGTTGATGAACAAACTAAAACTACGGAACATGAATGCTCTGTTTGGCTTACGCATCCAGATCAGCGTCGGCGAGAACATGCTCCTGGGTCTGGCT TCCGCCACAGGAGTGTATCTCACAGCTCTACCAGCACCTGGGGGGATCCAGATTGCAGGGAAGACCCCCAGTGACTTGAGCAATGAACACCACATCCTGACCATCCAGAAAAGGATCAATGACACCATAGCCAAAAACAAAGAGATTTATCAAATTAACCCTCCG AAATTATTTGCCGTGGACCCTGAGGTGTTTGGCGGCATAAACATG GACTTGACAGAGGAATACATAGGCTCTCCCATTCCTGAGCCGAGGCAACGGTCCAGACTTTTCCGCTCCCACTCGGAAAGCTCGGATGAAGTGTCGGAACTGGACCTCTCCCATGGGAAGAAAGATGCCTTTGTCCTGGAG ATCGATGACACTGATGCTGTGGAGGACATCCACTCACTTCTCATCGATGCACCAGCACCCACAG GTTTCTACAGCTGCAACACTGAGATCATGCCTGGGATTTATAACTGGACGTCCAGAGTTCAG ATGTTTACATCGGTGAGGGTCGTAAGGTTGAGTCACGTCAACCTTACAAATCAAGGCTTGAACAAGATCTTTACTGACCTGTGTGAGGACCTGCTGAAG AGTTTTTACTTCAAGCTGAGATCGATGATCCCCTGCTGCCTCTGTCACCTTAACTTCACTGTCGCAGTTCCAGAAGAAGAGCTCatacag GTGGCCGTTACTGCAGTGGCCATGACCTTTGACAAGGACCAGACTCAGGAGAAGCCACCAGACAAATCCATCTCCAAAG GCTGTAGTGAGACTGAGGAGCAACTGCAGTTTCCCTTGGAGCTTTGTACAGAATCCTCCACCAACACTCAGCCATCATCCAAAATCTCAG GTGTCATAGAGACATCCAGCGTGTCAACCAGAG CTGCCTCCATTGATTACGGTTCCTTTGCAGACAGATGCAGCACCTGGCTAGAGCTGCTTAGGCTGAAAGCTCACACCATAAGACGCGGATCAGTTAAAACAA GCTCCTCTCTGGAGCGCTCCAGTCCACTACCCGAAGGGCGATCCCGCTCAGTCCGCTCCAGCCGACCGTTTGGGAGCAGTTCGGTCACAGTGGTGAAAATGACGCCGCTGTCCTTTCTCCCTGGGACACGCATCATCAAATACCTCGGGATCATTAATATGTTTTTCATCCGAGAGACGACATCATTGCGAGAG GAAGGGGGAGTCAGCGGCTTTCTCCATTCCTTCATTGCAGAGGTGTTTGCAATGGTCCGAGCTCATGTAGCTGCCCTCGGGGGTAACACAGTAGTATCCTACAGCATGAAGGAGTGTGTGTTCATGGAGAATCCAAATAAGAACCAG GCTCAGTGTCTTATTAATGTGAGCGGCGACGCAGTCTTCTGTGTCAGGGAAACGGACCCGGAGCACATCCCGTCACAGACTTGCACCAGCGGAACTGATGGGGCTACGTGA